A DNA window from Mucilaginibacter xinganensis contains the following coding sequences:
- a CDS encoding 3-hydroxyacyl-CoA dehydrogenase/enoyl-CoA hydratase family protein: MNSKRVIKKVAILGSGVMGSRIACHFANIGVQVLLLDMVPKDAAPGDAKSRNKLVNDALAAALKSNPSPIYLNAFAKRITTGNFDDDMPKIAECDWVIEVVVERLDIKQLVFTNVEKYRKAGTLVTSNTSGIPIHLMAEGRSEDFRKHFCGSHFFNPPRYLKLLEVIPTADTLPEVADFLLHYGEKYLGKTTVLAKDTPAFIGNRIGVFSIMSILHYAEKTGITIEEVDKLTGPVIGHPKSATFRTSDVVGLDTMVHVANGLSQNVPGDESRDLFRIPGYVTKMVENNWLGSKSGQGFYKKEKVDGASVFYTLDLKTLEYQPSKKVKFPSLETTKAVDNLRDRMKILFAATDKAGDFYRAVFFQLFAYASNRIPEISDEIYKIDAAMNAGFGWEMGPFEKWDALGVEATIKQMEAAGNKPAQWVYDMLQSGASAFYKIEDGKKLYYDILSKTYKIIPGTEEFILLDNIRSSNTVWKNSGTTITDLGDGILNLEFHTKMNTIGGEVIEGINKAITLAEQSYKGLVISNEGANFSAGANVGMIFMMAIEQDFEELNMVIRAFQNTMMRVRYSSIPVVAAPHQMALGGGCELCLHADKVVAHAELYMGLVEFGVGLIPGGGGTKEFALRLSDELQDGDIETNNFRDRFLTIGQAKVSTSAYEAFNYGYLKKGRDVVVVSRNRLLAEAKKQCLLLAEEGYVQPVKRTDIRVLGKQVLGLGYVGANTMYSGNYISEHDVKISHKLAYVLAGGDLSQPSLVSEDYLLNLEREAFISLCAERKTLERIQSILTGGKVLRN; this comes from the coding sequence ATGAATTCTAAACGAGTTATAAAAAAAGTTGCAATATTAGGTTCTGGCGTAATGGGAAGCCGGATTGCCTGTCATTTTGCCAATATTGGCGTACAGGTATTGCTGCTGGATATGGTCCCTAAAGATGCAGCACCCGGCGACGCAAAATCAAGAAATAAGCTGGTGAATGATGCACTTGCGGCAGCGCTAAAATCTAACCCCTCTCCAATTTATCTTAACGCATTCGCCAAACGCATTACTACCGGTAATTTTGATGATGATATGCCGAAAATTGCTGAATGTGACTGGGTGATTGAGGTGGTGGTTGAACGGCTTGATATTAAGCAGCTGGTGTTTACCAATGTTGAGAAATACCGCAAAGCAGGTACGCTGGTTACTTCTAATACCTCTGGCATCCCTATCCATTTAATGGCCGAGGGCCGGAGCGAAGATTTCAGGAAGCACTTTTGCGGCAGTCACTTTTTTAACCCGCCCCGTTATTTAAAACTATTGGAAGTTATTCCCACTGCCGATACCTTACCCGAAGTGGCAGATTTTTTACTGCACTATGGCGAAAAATACCTGGGTAAAACCACCGTATTAGCCAAGGATACCCCCGCGTTTATCGGTAACCGCATAGGTGTTTTCAGCATCATGAGCATTTTGCATTATGCAGAGAAGACCGGCATCACCATAGAGGAGGTTGATAAGTTAACGGGTCCGGTAATAGGGCACCCAAAATCGGCCACTTTCCGCACCAGTGACGTGGTGGGCCTGGATACTATGGTACACGTTGCCAATGGCCTGAGCCAAAATGTTCCGGGCGATGAATCCAGAGACCTGTTCCGGATCCCCGGATATGTTACCAAAATGGTGGAGAACAACTGGCTGGGCAGCAAATCGGGACAGGGTTTTTATAAAAAGGAAAAGGTGGACGGTGCCAGCGTTTTTTATACCCTTGATTTAAAAACGCTGGAGTATCAGCCTTCGAAAAAAGTAAAGTTTCCATCGCTCGAAACAACCAAAGCGGTTGATAATTTGAGGGATAGGATGAAGATATTATTTGCAGCAACTGATAAAGCCGGTGATTTTTACCGGGCTGTATTTTTTCAACTGTTTGCCTATGCAAGTAACCGGATCCCCGAAATTTCAGACGAAATATATAAAATAGATGCCGCCATGAATGCCGGTTTCGGCTGGGAAATGGGGCCGTTTGAAAAATGGGATGCACTGGGTGTTGAAGCAACAATTAAACAAATGGAAGCCGCGGGTAATAAGCCGGCGCAATGGGTTTATGATATGCTGCAGTCGGGTGCATCGGCCTTTTATAAGATAGAAGACGGAAAAAAATTGTACTACGATATTCTGTCAAAAACCTACAAAATAATCCCCGGCACAGAAGAGTTTATCTTGCTTGATAACATTCGCTCGTCTAATACCGTGTGGAAAAATAGCGGAACTACCATCACAGACCTGGGCGATGGCATTTTAAACCTGGAGTTTCATACCAAGATGAATACCATTGGTGGCGAAGTTATTGAGGGGATAAATAAAGCCATTACGCTGGCCGAGCAAAGTTATAAGGGATTGGTGATCTCGAACGAAGGCGCCAATTTTAGCGCAGGTGCTAATGTAGGGATGATATTTATGATGGCCATTGAACAGGATTTTGAAGAACTCAATATGGTGATCAGGGCGTTTCAAAACACTATGATGCGGGTAAGGTACTCATCCATACCTGTTGTTGCGGCGCCCCATCAAATGGCTTTGGGCGGTGGCTGTGAATTATGCCTGCATGCCGACAAAGTGGTAGCACATGCAGAATTATATATGGGCCTGGTTGAGTTTGGTGTTGGGCTAATTCCAGGCGGTGGCGGCACCAAGGAGTTTGCGTTGCGGCTGTCAGACGAGTTGCAGGATGGCGATATAGAAACCAATAATTTCCGCGACAGGTTCCTGACCATCGGGCAGGCTAAAGTTTCCACTTCCGCCTATGAAGCATTTAATTATGGCTATCTTAAAAAGGGTCGTGACGTGGTGGTGGTTTCACGGAACCGCCTTTTGGCAGAGGCAAAGAAGCAATGCCTGCTGCTGGCAGAAGAAGGTTATGTGCAGCCGGTAAAACGTACAGATATAAGGGTGTTGGGCAAACAGGTGCTTGGCCTGGGTTATGTGGGAGCAAATACCATGTACAGCGGCAATTACATTAGTGAGCACGATGTGAAGATTTCACACAAGCTGGCTTATGTGCTTGCAGGCGGAGATTTGTCGCAGCCCAGCCTGGTTAGCGAGGATTATTTGCTGAACCTGGAACGGGAGGCATTTATATCGTTATGTGCCGAGCGTAAAACACTCGAGCGAATCCAGTCCATCTTAACCGGTGGTAAAGTATTAAGAAACTGA
- a CDS encoding acetyl-CoA C-acyltransferase → MNAYIVAACRSAVGKAGRGGFKFTRPDTLAAEVIKKLMASVPNVDKEQVEDVIVGNATPEAEQGLNVGRLISLMALDTDKVPGMTVNRYCASGLETIAIASAKIHSGIADCIIAGGVESMSLLPMGGWRIVPNADVALTHPDYYWGMGLTAEAVAKEFNIGREEQDQFSYNSHQKAISAIKEGRFKDQIVPVSISETYLDDNGKKNTRSYTMDTDEGPRADTSIDALAKLKPVFDARGVVTAGNSSQTSDGAAFVMVVSERFMKANNLEPIARLVNYAVVGVPPRIMGIGPLYAIPEVLKKAGMKQGDIDLFELNEAFASQSLAIIKGLNLNKEIVNVNGGAIALGHPLGCSGAKLSVQIFDELKKRAGKYGMVTMCVGAGQGAAGIFELL, encoded by the coding sequence ATGAACGCATATATAGTAGCAGCCTGCCGCAGCGCAGTTGGAAAAGCCGGCCGAGGCGGATTTAAGTTCACCCGGCCCGATACGCTTGCCGCGGAGGTTATTAAAAAACTGATGGCCTCGGTGCCAAACGTTGATAAAGAGCAGGTAGAAGATGTAATTGTTGGTAATGCAACACCCGAGGCAGAGCAGGGGTTAAACGTAGGGCGGCTGATCTCGTTAATGGCGCTGGATACCGATAAGGTACCGGGGATGACGGTTAACCGTTACTGTGCTTCAGGTTTGGAAACCATTGCCATTGCATCTGCAAAAATACACAGTGGCATAGCTGATTGCATTATAGCAGGTGGTGTTGAAAGCATGAGTCTGCTGCCTATGGGCGGATGGCGCATTGTACCTAATGCCGATGTGGCATTAACCCACCCCGATTATTACTGGGGAATGGGCCTTACCGCCGAAGCTGTAGCTAAGGAATTTAACATTGGCCGCGAAGAGCAGGATCAGTTCTCATACAACTCGCATCAGAAGGCCATCAGCGCAATTAAAGAAGGCCGGTTTAAGGACCAGATAGTGCCGGTGAGTATTTCAGAAACCTATCTTGATGACAACGGAAAAAAGAATACCCGCTCATACACCATGGATACCGATGAGGGCCCGCGCGCTGACACTTCAATTGATGCGCTGGCGAAACTTAAGCCGGTATTTGACGCGCGCGGTGTAGTAACAGCAGGCAACTCATCACAAACCAGCGACGGCGCTGCTTTTGTGATGGTGGTTAGCGAGCGCTTTATGAAAGCCAATAACCTGGAACCCATTGCCCGGTTGGTTAACTATGCCGTAGTTGGCGTGCCGCCGCGCATTATGGGCATAGGCCCGTTATACGCCATTCCTGAAGTACTTAAAAAAGCCGGAATGAAGCAGGGCGACATAGATCTTTTTGAATTGAATGAAGCTTTCGCTTCGCAATCGCTGGCTATTATTAAAGGCCTGAATCTAAACAAGGAAATAGTAAACGTAAATGGTGGCGCAATAGCACTCGGCCACCCGCTGGGATGCAGCGGTGCCAAACTTTCCGTTCAGATTTTTGATGAACTGAAAAAAAGAGCAGGTAAATATGGCATGGTAACCATGTGCGTAGGTGCGGGCCAGGGAGCCGCCGGGATATTTGAATTATTATAA
- a CDS encoding acyl-CoA thioesterase, translating into MDNVFFEGDVLWSQIDANQHMRHTAYADFAVQARLNMLEKLGLSLSTLLQAKIGPVLFKEELLYLREIGMNDNIKVTAVVTKFRPDASRWSIRHELFRRDGTKAAIVNVDGSWIDMDKRKLTTLPDEFRKLFLDAPRSHDCIEEIPEPK; encoded by the coding sequence ATGGATAATGTGTTTTTTGAGGGTGACGTGCTTTGGTCGCAAATTGATGCCAACCAGCATATGCGCCACACTGCTTATGCCGACTTTGCCGTACAGGCCCGGTTGAACATGCTCGAAAAATTGGGGCTAAGCCTCAGTACGTTGTTGCAGGCAAAAATTGGCCCCGTGCTTTTTAAGGAGGAACTGCTTTATCTGCGCGAAATTGGTATGAACGATAATATAAAAGTTACCGCCGTGGTCACAAAATTTCGTCCTGATGCCTCGCGGTGGTCAATAAGGCATGAACTGTTTCGGCGCGACGGTACAAAGGCAGCCATAGTAAACGTTGATGGTTCATGGATTGATATGGATAAACGGAAGTTAACCACCCTCCCTGACGAGTTTCGTAAGCTGTTTTTGGATGCACCCCGAAGCCATGATTGTATAGAAGAAATTCCCGAACCTAAATAA
- a CDS encoding acyl-CoA dehydrogenase family protein, which translates to MSTVAEKSHLKGGEFLIKDTSAEQVFIPENWDEEQLMIAKTVQDFIDQKVVPNLDRIDSQEEGLMVDLVNQAGELGILSISLPEEYGGFGKDFTTAMLISEKTGPGASFSVAVMAHTGIGTLPILYYGNEAQKNKYIPKLGSGEWKGAYCLTEPGSGSDANSGKTRATLSADGKYYSITGQKMWITNAGFADVFTVFAKIDDDENLSAFIVEKGFEGLSLNPEEHKMGIKGSSTRQVFFNDCKVPVENLLSERGNGFKIAVNILNLGRIKLGGAALGASKSVITQSIRYANEREQFGRPISKYGAIRYKLAEQAILAYATEAAMYRASQNIEDATHSLIEGGMDAAKAKLKGTEQFAIEAAIIKVHASETLDYIVDEGVQIYGGMGYSAEAPMDRAYRDSRINRIFEGTNEINRMLTVDMMLKRAMKGELDLMGPAQKVAAELVSIPDFSTEEEDLFTVERKIISKLKKAVLLVAGAAVQKLMASLAKEQEVLMYVADMLIETYVSESLQLRVEKLAGQRGEANVKEQIDMMQVYIRDAADKIFKAGKEALNSFAEGDERRMMMAGLKRFTKTDDINTTAARRRIAAKLIEENKYCF; encoded by the coding sequence ATGAGCACAGTAGCAGAAAAATCACATTTAAAAGGTGGTGAGTTCCTTATTAAGGATACAAGTGCAGAGCAGGTTTTTATACCTGAAAACTGGGATGAAGAACAACTGATGATCGCGAAAACCGTACAGGATTTTATTGATCAAAAGGTTGTGCCAAACCTGGATCGTATTGACAGCCAGGAAGAAGGCTTAATGGTTGACCTGGTTAACCAGGCCGGCGAACTGGGTATCCTCAGTATTTCATTACCTGAAGAGTATGGCGGCTTCGGTAAGGATTTTACAACTGCAATGCTGATCAGTGAAAAAACTGGCCCGGGGGCATCGTTCTCTGTTGCAGTAATGGCCCACACAGGTATCGGCACCTTGCCAATTCTTTACTATGGGAACGAAGCACAAAAAAATAAATATATCCCCAAACTAGGCAGCGGCGAGTGGAAGGGTGCTTACTGCCTGACAGAGCCGGGTTCAGGCTCTGACGCCAACTCGGGCAAAACCCGTGCAACGTTATCTGCCGATGGTAAATACTACAGCATTACCGGGCAAAAAATGTGGATCACCAATGCTGGCTTTGCTGATGTATTTACCGTTTTTGCAAAAATTGATGACGATGAAAACCTGAGCGCCTTTATTGTTGAGAAAGGCTTTGAAGGGCTCTCCCTAAACCCCGAAGAACATAAAATGGGGATTAAAGGCAGCTCAACCCGGCAGGTGTTTTTTAATGATTGTAAGGTGCCGGTTGAAAACCTGCTTTCTGAGCGGGGCAATGGCTTTAAAATAGCGGTAAATATTCTGAACCTGGGCCGCATAAAACTGGGCGGTGCCGCATTGGGCGCTTCAAAGTCGGTTATCACACAATCTATACGTTACGCCAATGAGCGCGAGCAATTTGGCCGGCCTATCTCTAAATATGGGGCTATCCGCTATAAGCTGGCAGAGCAGGCAATACTTGCCTATGCAACAGAAGCAGCCATGTACCGGGCAAGCCAGAATATTGAAGATGCTACTCACAGCCTGATTGAAGGCGGCATGGATGCAGCAAAGGCCAAGCTTAAGGGAACAGAACAGTTCGCTATTGAAGCAGCTATTATAAAAGTGCATGCATCAGAAACGCTTGATTATATTGTTGATGAAGGTGTGCAGATATATGGCGGAATGGGTTACAGTGCGGAAGCCCCTATGGATCGTGCTTATCGCGATAGCAGGATCAACCGGATTTTTGAAGGCACCAACGAGATCAACCGCATGTTAACCGTTGATATGATGCTAAAACGTGCCATGAAAGGCGAATTGGACCTGATGGGCCCCGCCCAAAAAGTAGCCGCAGAACTGGTGAGTATCCCCGATTTTAGTACGGAAGAAGAAGATCTGTTTACAGTTGAACGGAAAATAATAAGCAAGTTGAAAAAGGCGGTATTGCTGGTTGCAGGTGCTGCCGTTCAAAAACTAATGGCCAGCCTGGCCAAAGAGCAGGAAGTATTAATGTATGTGGCGGATATGCTGATTGAAACCTATGTAAGCGAATCGCTGCAGCTAAGGGTTGAAAAATTAGCCGGGCAGCGTGGTGAAGCCAATGTAAAAGAACAGATTGATATGATGCAGGTGTACATTCGTGATGCTGCCGATAAGATTTTTAAGGCCGGTAAAGAAGCTTTAAATTCTTTTGCCGAAGGCGACGAAAGAAGAATGATGATGGCGGGCTTAAAACGATTTACAAAAACGGACGATATCAACACTACTGCTGCCCGCAGGCGAATTGCTGCTAAACTCATCGAAGAAAATAAATACTGTTTTTAG
- a CDS encoding electron transfer flavoprotein subunit beta/FixA family protein yields the protein MKVLVCISQVPDTVTKIVLKDNNTAIDESGTTFILNPYDEWYALVRALELKESGVAETVHLITVGRANTEPVIRKALALGGDEAVRIDADSADPFTVATYIAAYAKDAGYDLILCGKESIDYHNGAVGPMLAELLDADFLGFATHIDIAGNTATVKREIEGGEETDSVSLPVVISCQKGVAEARIPNMRGIMAARTRPLKVVSPAETPALTVIVSYELPVAKSGVKLVAADNMDELVNLLHTEAKVI from the coding sequence ATGAAAGTATTAGTTTGCATCAGTCAGGTTCCTGATACTGTTACCAAAATTGTGTTGAAAGACAACAATACCGCTATAGATGAAAGCGGAACCACCTTTATTTTAAACCCGTATGATGAATGGTATGCCCTTGTGCGCGCGCTTGAATTAAAAGAAAGCGGCGTTGCCGAAACTGTGCATTTGATTACCGTCGGCAGGGCAAATACCGAGCCTGTGATCAGGAAGGCCCTTGCTTTGGGCGGCGACGAAGCCGTTAGGATAGATGCAGACAGCGCCGATCCATTTACCGTAGCCACTTATATCGCCGCATATGCAAAGGACGCGGGTTACGATCTGATTTTATGTGGTAAAGAGTCTATCGATTATCATAATGGAGCAGTTGGCCCTATGCTTGCCGAACTGCTTGATGCTGATTTTTTAGGATTTGCAACTCACATTGACATTGCGGGTAACACAGCAACAGTTAAACGCGAAATAGAAGGCGGCGAAGAAACAGACAGCGTAAGCCTGCCGGTTGTTATTTCGTGCCAAAAAGGTGTTGCCGAAGCTCGTATTCCTAATATGCGCGGTATAATGGCTGCGCGAACCCGCCCCTTAAAAGTAGTAAGCCCTGCAGAAACTCCGGCCTTAACTGTGATAGTATCCTATGAATTGCCTGTAGCTAAATCAGGAGTAAAACTGGTGGCTGCGGATAATATGGATGAGCTGGTGAACCTGCTGCATACCGAAGCAAAGGTTATTTAA
- a CDS encoding DUF2147 domain-containing protein, with product MLLSKKLPLRFLFLMLGMALLTTVAKAQTDQVEGFWYNDVKSGKIHITKGADGKFYGKVVWLKEPLKNGKPKVDEMNTDPRLRSRPRLGLEVLNGFEKDGDNKYTNGTIYDPLNGKTYSCKITYKGKTLDIRGYIGISLFGRTTVWSRAEQ from the coding sequence ATGCTTTTGTCGAAAAAATTACCGTTGCGTTTTTTGTTCCTTATGTTGGGCATGGCGCTATTAACCACAGTTGCGAAAGCACAAACAGACCAGGTAGAAGGGTTTTGGTATAATGATGTAAAAAGCGGCAAAATTCATATCACGAAGGGTGCCGACGGAAAGTTTTACGGCAAGGTGGTTTGGTTAAAAGAACCATTGAAAAATGGAAAGCCAAAGGTTGACGAAATGAATACCGACCCGCGTTTACGCAGCCGGCCCAGGTTGGGTTTAGAGGTGCTTAACGGCTTTGAAAAAGACGGAGATAATAAATACACTAACGGCACCATTTACGATCCGTTAAACGGCAAGACCTACAGCTGTAAAATAACCTACAAAGGTAAAACGCTTGACATTCGCGGATACATAGGCATTTCGCTTTTTGGACGCACAACTGTTTGGTCGCGGGCCGAACAATAA
- a CDS encoding AMP-dependent synthetase/ligase, whose protein sequence is MKNAARLFDCIGIQAERPRADLLNAKVNGVWKASSTAGVHEKIYQLAAALLEMGISAGDGTTEGRDKVGLISSGRPEWLIVDLAVQLIGAILVPLYPNTSLKEIEQILAESEVKCIFVSTGELYEKVVSARGHVPSMKAIFSFDWVEGCPHWEDLLKPLTDAAQRDINAISAAIKEDDVTTIIFTSGTTGRPKGVMLTHKNILTNVFSSGNVLEQIPMEEKRALSFLPPNHIFEKMCTYIYLFYGFSIYYAESMDTIGFNMKEVKPYIFTAVPRLLEKVFEKILVEGQKLTGIKRKIFLWSIKIAEQFEHTGTSTWYNMQLAIADKLVYSKWRNAIGGNVKAIVVGSSACPVRLERIFTAAKMVILEGYGLTETSPVISVNQYNPTARKFGTVGPLIENVEVKIAADGEILTKGPCVMVGYYKNPELTAEVLEGGWFHTGDIGELDKDGFLKITDRKKEIFKTSGGKYVAPVPIENLMKESPYIEQMMVVGADRKFTAALVVPSFSNLKLWCKQHKLSFSSDREIVSNPAVFAMFQSIIDVNNKEFNHVEQVKKFVLLPAEWTIDGGELTPTGKIKRRIILEKFKTEIEQMYNGEAEHVPNPH, encoded by the coding sequence ATGAAGAACGCGGCAAGATTATTTGATTGTATCGGCATCCAGGCAGAGAGGCCCCGGGCCGACCTGCTGAATGCAAAAGTCAATGGGGTTTGGAAGGCTAGCAGCACGGCCGGGGTACATGAAAAAATATACCAGTTAGCCGCCGCCTTGTTAGAAATGGGAATATCCGCCGGTGATGGAACTACCGAGGGCCGCGACAAAGTGGGGCTCATCAGCAGCGGAAGGCCCGAATGGCTCATCGTTGATCTTGCTGTGCAACTAATTGGCGCCATACTGGTACCACTATATCCCAATACCAGTTTAAAGGAAATTGAACAGATCCTGGCAGAGTCTGAAGTGAAATGCATTTTTGTAAGCACTGGTGAACTCTATGAAAAGGTAGTGTCGGCACGCGGGCATGTACCGTCAATGAAAGCCATTTTTTCGTTTGATTGGGTGGAGGGGTGTCCCCATTGGGAAGACCTGCTGAAGCCGTTAACCGATGCCGCGCAGCGGGATATCAATGCAATCAGTGCCGCAATTAAGGAAGATGATGTAACCACTATTATTTTTACGTCGGGCACTACCGGCCGTCCCAAGGGCGTAATGTTAACCCACAAAAATATCCTGACCAACGTTTTTTCGTCAGGAAATGTTCTGGAGCAGATCCCAATGGAGGAAAAGCGCGCATTAAGTTTTTTGCCGCCTAACCACATTTTCGAAAAGATGTGTACATACATCTATCTCTTTTATGGTTTTTCCATTTATTACGCCGAGAGTATGGATACCATTGGCTTTAACATGAAAGAGGTTAAGCCTTATATTTTTACCGCAGTACCGAGGTTGCTTGAAAAGGTTTTTGAAAAGATATTGGTTGAAGGACAAAAACTTACCGGTATAAAAAGAAAGATTTTTTTATGGTCGATAAAAATTGCCGAACAATTTGAGCATACGGGAACCAGTACCTGGTACAACATGCAGCTGGCAATAGCTGATAAGCTGGTTTACAGCAAGTGGCGCAATGCTATAGGCGGCAATGTAAAAGCAATTGTGGTAGGCAGTTCAGCATGCCCGGTTAGGTTGGAGCGAATATTTACGGCCGCAAAAATGGTTATTTTAGAAGGGTACGGCCTTACGGAAACATCGCCGGTAATTTCTGTTAACCAGTATAACCCCACGGCGCGCAAGTTTGGTACTGTTGGGCCGCTGATTGAAAATGTGGAGGTTAAAATTGCTGCTGATGGTGAAATACTTACCAAAGGCCCCTGCGTTATGGTTGGCTATTATAAAAACCCCGAACTTACTGCCGAGGTGCTGGAAGGTGGCTGGTTCCATACCGGCGACATAGGTGAATTGGACAAGGACGGGTTTTTGAAAATAACTGATCGTAAAAAGGAGATCTTTAAAACTTCGGGCGGTAAATACGTGGCGCCGGTGCCAATTGAAAACCTGATGAAGGAAAGTCCTTATATAGAGCAGATGATGGTGGTTGGCGCCGACCGGAAATTCACAGCGGCGCTGGTAGTCCCTTCATTCTCTAACCTGAAGTTGTGGTGCAAGCAGCATAAATTAAGCTTTTCGTCTGACCGTGAGATAGTGAGTAACCCAGCCGTGTTTGCTATGTTCCAGTCGATTATCGATGTTAACAATAAAGAGTTTAACCACGTTGAGCAGGTGAAGAAATTTGTTTTACTTCCTGCTGAATGGACGATTGACGGGGGCGAATTAACCCCTACAGGCAAAATAAAACGGCGCATTATTTTGGAAAAATTCAAAACTGAAATTGAACAGATGTATAATGGCGAAGCAGAGCATGTGCCCAACCCCCACTAG
- a CDS encoding acyl-CoA-binding protein, protein MDQKSAFEKAVNESKELTKRPDNETMLRLYSLYKQATTGDLGEDAPKPVMFDFVAQAKYDAWLKLKGTLADDAMAAYIELVAKLKSLEE, encoded by the coding sequence ATGGATCAAAAGAGCGCCTTTGAAAAGGCTGTTAACGAAAGTAAAGAATTAACAAAACGCCCGGATAACGAAACCATGTTACGTTTATATAGCCTTTATAAGCAGGCTACTACCGGTGATTTGGGCGAAGATGCACCAAAGCCGGTAATGTTTGATTTTGTGGCACAAGCTAAATACGATGCATGGTTAAAGTTGAAAGGCACTTTGGCGGATGATGCCATGGCTGCGTACATAGAGTTGGTAGCGAAGTTAAAGAGCTTAGAAGAATAA
- a CDS encoding electron transfer flavoprotein subunit alpha/FixB family protein yields the protein MSVIVLVENNGGTIKPKGFEAVQYAAQLAQKMGTTATAVVLGTIAETEMQALGQYGAKRVLHIADERLNNLHARAYTRALVNAAEKENASVVVTLYDLTGRVVAPRVATQLKAGIIAGALSLPDLDKGFVIKKSVFSGKAFGYVNIISNNKVIMLAANTLQVKKGEGAAAVEKLDVAFEAKDFAIVVKEVNKVTGEIPLADAELVVSGGRGLKGPENWGVIEDLARELGAATACSRPVSDADWRPHHEHVGQTGGTIRPNLYIAAGISGAIQHLAGVSGSKTIVVINTDPEAPFFKAANYGVVGDAMQVLPRLTEAVKKFKEQHQ from the coding sequence ATGTCAGTAATAGTATTAGTAGAAAATAATGGCGGAACTATTAAACCCAAAGGGTTTGAAGCCGTTCAGTATGCCGCACAGCTGGCTCAAAAAATGGGTACTACGGCAACGGCTGTAGTGCTTGGAACCATAGCCGAAACAGAAATGCAGGCCCTGGGCCAATATGGCGCAAAAAGGGTATTGCATATTGCGGATGAGCGCCTTAATAACCTGCATGCGCGCGCCTATACCAGGGCTTTGGTGAATGCAGCTGAAAAGGAAAACGCGAGTGTAGTTGTAACGCTTTATGACTTAACAGGCAGGGTGGTGGCTCCGCGTGTTGCCACACAGTTAAAGGCAGGAATAATAGCCGGGGCGCTTTCGCTGCCCGATCTGGACAAAGGTTTTGTTATAAAAAAATCGGTTTTTTCAGGCAAAGCATTTGGCTATGTTAATATAATAAGTAACAATAAAGTAATTATGCTAGCCGCAAATACACTACAGGTAAAGAAGGGAGAAGGTGCGGCGGCGGTTGAAAAGCTGGATGTAGCGTTTGAGGCTAAAGATTTCGCAATAGTTGTTAAAGAAGTAAATAAAGTAACAGGCGAAATTCCGCTGGCCGATGCCGAACTTGTGGTGTCGGGCGGCCGTGGTTTAAAAGGGCCGGAGAATTGGGGCGTTATTGAAGACCTTGCAAGAGAGCTGGGTGCTGCTACCGCTTGCTCGCGACCTGTATCTGACGCCGACTGGCGGCCCCATCATGAGCATGTGGGCCAAACAGGTGGTACTATCCGGCCTAACTTGTACATAGCGGCGGGCATCTCCGGCGCAATTCAGCATTTGGCCGGGGTAAGTGGCTCGAAAACAATTGTGGTGATCAACACCGATCCCGAAGCTCCATTTTTTAAAGCAGCCAACTATGGTGTTGTTGGTGATGCTATGCAGGTGCTGCCCAGGCTTACCGAGGCCGTTAAGAAGTTTAAAGAACAACATCAATAA